In one Sphingobium sp. TKS genomic region, the following are encoded:
- a CDS encoding group III truncated hemoglobin, producing the protein MDDASRIDEAGLKKLVHEFYARVREDAELGPIFNEAVRDWPDHLDKLTAFWSSVMLGSGRYKGQPVPAHLKHKDRITPALFDRWLGLWNETTGAVMEPGAAAALQAKAARIAESLQLAIYFRLEASERRPASRAGRLSGKEIEGSMRP; encoded by the coding sequence GTGGACGATGCCTCGAGAATCGACGAAGCGGGTCTCAAGAAGCTGGTGCATGAATTTTACGCCCGCGTGCGCGAAGACGCGGAACTTGGGCCCATCTTCAACGAAGCGGTTCGCGACTGGCCAGATCATCTGGACAAGCTGACGGCCTTCTGGTCATCCGTTATGCTGGGGAGCGGCCGCTACAAGGGGCAACCGGTTCCCGCGCACCTCAAGCATAAGGATCGCATTACCCCCGCCCTTTTTGATCGCTGGCTTGGTCTATGGAACGAGACGACCGGGGCGGTGATGGAGCCTGGAGCCGCCGCCGCGCTTCAGGCCAAGGCGGCGCGCATTGCCGAGAGCTTGCAGCTTGCGATATATTTCCGCCTCGAGGCATCCGAGCGTCGGCCGGCGTCGCGCGCAGGCCGCTTGAGTGGTAAAGAAATTGAGGGGAGCATGCGGCCGTGA
- the hmpA gene encoding NO-inducible flavohemoprotein, producing MTQPLSDQTIALVKATVPALEAHGLDIVHEMYARMFQNPEIRDLFNQSHHGDAGSQPRALTGAILAYASNIDNLAALAPAVERIAQKHVGLQIQPAHYPHVAEALLGAIKAVLGDAATEEILAAWGEAYWFLAHILIAREDRIYTDQKDTAGGWNGWRDFQVDEVIRESSVISSFILRPIDGRPVMAHRPGQYLTFWLEIPGHPPVKRNYSISSAPNGATYRISVKREPHGLASGWLHDEAKAGTVLKVAAPAGEFYLSAHVERPVVLLSGGVGLTPMVAMLEALVANGTDAPVHYIHGTHDKETHAMRDHVRALGAKGKAVYVTDFHQTPLAGEIEGQDYDAAGIITDEWLVANTPVAEADYYICGPRPFLRHAVSTLSLAGVPASRIHYEFFGPADELLAA from the coding sequence ATGACGCAGCCGCTTAGTGACCAGACCATCGCGCTCGTCAAGGCTACCGTTCCCGCGCTGGAGGCCCATGGGCTCGACATCGTCCATGAAATGTATGCGCGAATGTTCCAGAACCCGGAAATCCGCGATCTCTTCAACCAGTCCCATCATGGCGACGCCGGCTCGCAGCCCCGCGCGCTGACCGGCGCGATCCTCGCTTATGCGAGCAACATCGACAATCTGGCCGCCCTGGCGCCAGCGGTTGAACGGATCGCGCAGAAGCATGTCGGGCTTCAGATCCAGCCTGCGCATTATCCGCATGTCGCCGAGGCGCTGCTAGGCGCGATCAAGGCTGTCCTGGGCGATGCCGCGACCGAGGAGATCCTTGCTGCATGGGGCGAAGCCTATTGGTTCCTTGCCCATATCCTCATCGCCCGTGAAGATCGCATCTACACCGATCAGAAGGACACCGCCGGCGGCTGGAACGGATGGCGCGACTTTCAGGTGGACGAAGTCATCCGCGAAAGCAGCGTCATCAGTTCCTTCATCCTGCGGCCCATCGATGGCAGGCCCGTGATGGCGCATCGGCCGGGTCAGTATCTCACCTTCTGGCTCGAAATTCCGGGTCATCCGCCGGTCAAGCGCAACTATTCGATTTCGTCGGCGCCCAACGGCGCGACCTATCGTATCTCGGTAAAGCGCGAGCCCCATGGCCTTGCATCGGGCTGGCTCCATGACGAGGCGAAGGCCGGCACGGTGCTCAAGGTCGCCGCTCCCGCTGGCGAATTCTATCTGAGCGCTCATGTCGAGCGGCCGGTGGTGCTGCTATCGGGCGGCGTGGGCCTCACGCCGATGGTCGCGATGCTGGAGGCGTTGGTAGCCAACGGCACCGACGCGCCTGTCCATTATATCCATGGCACGCACGACAAGGAAACGCATGCCATGCGCGATCATGTCCGCGCGCTCGGCGCCAAGGGCAAGGCCGTTTACGTGACCGACTTCCATCAGACCCCGCTTGCCGGTGAAATCGAGGGCCAGGATTATGACGCGGCGGGCATCATCACCGATGAATGGCTCGTTGCGAACACGCCGGTGGCAGAAGCTGATTACTATATCTGCGGTCCACGGCCGTTCCTGCGCCACGCTGTATCGACATTGTCGCTGGCAGGCGTTCCTGCCAGCCGCATCCATTATGAATTCTTCGGCCCGGCCGATGAGCTGCTGGCGGCCTGA
- a CDS encoding DUF1971 domain-containing protein — MSVSPYRSTPVFDEDTLPAALRARHDTKAGVWGVIRVIEGELELTFLDPPSTSLLTPGTPGLVRPQQPHFVTPIGAMKMQIDFYDRPPAD, encoded by the coding sequence ATGAGTGTCTCACCCTATCGATCGACCCCCGTGTTCGACGAGGACACGTTGCCGGCGGCCCTGCGTGCCCGCCATGATACCAAGGCGGGCGTGTGGGGAGTAATCCGCGTGATCGAGGGGGAGCTTGAACTCACTTTTCTCGATCCGCCTTCCACGAGCCTGTTGACGCCGGGGACGCCCGGCCTGGTCCGGCCGCAACAGCCTCACTTCGTGACCCCGATTGGGGCGATGAAGATGCAGATCGACTTTTACGACCGGCCACCTGCCGATTGA
- a CDS encoding alkylphosphonate utilization protein produces the protein MTPTNDDYVYDEASGEWISAGEAAAKAQHADRVEVRDSAGNLLANGDSVITIKDLKVKGAGQTLRKGTVIKSIRLTGDAQEIDCRFEGIKGLVLRAEFVRRH, from the coding sequence ATGACGCCAACGAACGACGACTATGTCTATGATGAAGCTTCAGGCGAATGGATCTCCGCTGGCGAGGCTGCCGCCAAGGCCCAGCATGCCGACCGCGTCGAGGTCCGCGATTCCGCCGGAAACCTTCTGGCCAACGGCGACAGCGTCATCACGATCAAGGATCTGAAGGTCAAGGGCGCCGGGCAGACGCTGCGCAAGGGAACCGTGATCAAATCCATCAGGCTCACTGGCGACGCGCAGGAGATCGACTGCCGCTTCGAAGGCATCAAGGGACTGGTTCTGAGGGCCGAGTTCGTGCGCAGGCATTGA
- a CDS encoding TetR/AcrR family transcriptional regulator, translated as MRQNRAGNQTRSTIVESAVAVIVDHGIAGMTLQEVARRAGVKYGNLTHHYPNRATLVAAVLDMLESRYLDRFRTFAASLSDNPGSPIEPLLDWLLDDAVAAQTAGLFLELWASSTRDPQIADRVTRLYDEAVEACILALGVSPDARAAGPLRNALYLLGTVVEGSSALFAAGTRNPAVYQAFRSDALLLLKPLLEHRLEEARSATSSSRGRTVRNRPQKIIPR; from the coding sequence GTGAGGCAGAACAGGGCCGGCAATCAAACCCGTTCCACGATCGTGGAAAGCGCGGTCGCCGTGATCGTCGATCACGGCATTGCCGGGATGACGTTGCAGGAGGTCGCACGCCGCGCCGGCGTCAAATATGGCAATCTCACGCATCACTATCCTAACCGGGCTACCCTTGTAGCGGCCGTCCTTGATATGCTCGAAAGCCGGTATCTCGATCGGTTCAGGACATTTGCAGCGTCCCTCTCGGACAATCCCGGTTCACCGATCGAGCCCCTTCTTGACTGGTTGCTGGACGATGCAGTCGCGGCGCAGACCGCAGGCCTCTTCCTGGAACTGTGGGCCTCATCCACCCGCGATCCGCAGATCGCCGATCGGGTGACCCGGCTCTATGACGAAGCCGTCGAAGCCTGCATCCTCGCCCTGGGCGTGTCACCTGACGCGCGGGCCGCCGGCCCCCTTCGCAATGCCCTGTATCTTCTCGGCACCGTCGTGGAGGGCAGTTCGGCACTTTTTGCGGCGGGAACACGAAATCCGGCAGTCTACCAGGCCTTCCGCAGCGATGCCCTCCTGCTCTTGAAGCCGTTGCTTGAACACCGCCTGGAAGAGGCACGTTCTGCGACGTCGTCGTCAAGGGGACGAACTGTTCGCAATCGCCCGCAAAAGATCATCCCTCGCTGA
- a CDS encoding SulP family inorganic anion transporter, with protein MRADERLIAFTPKLVTVLHEGYSVDRLRRDSIAGLTVAIVALPLAMALAIASGASPDKGLVTAVIAGFLISALGGSRVQVGGPTGAFVVVIFSVIAQHGYDGLLLATLMAGVMLIIAGYAGLGSLVRFIPQPVVTGFTAGIAVIIASSQVKDFLGLSMESVPADFLPKWGAYFAARDSLQVLTVTMGAASLALIIALRKWAPRLPGFLIAVILAAAAVALLHLPVETIGSRFPDLSAGLPAPGLPDFSLAKVRAVLPSAFTIAFLAGIEALLSAVVADGMIGSRHRPNQELVGQGMANIASALFGGLPATGAIARTATNIKAGAITPVSGMMHALFLLLFILFASDLMAYVPLAALAAILFMVAWGMSEHHRFIQLLRMPNGDRALLLLTFGLTVLVDLTVAIGVGVTLASLLFMMRMSQAVEIANDSSEMATPSEDGEDIHQRDALPAGVEVFRIDGPLFFGVANELLDTLRRVGPPPKIIILRMRRVPLLDASGVATIEDIVRQAASAGTQIIVSGIQAQPLAMLERISLGPAGQHILFSDDFSDALRVATAIATAPSAAAERLN; from the coding sequence ATGCGTGCTGATGAGCGGCTCATCGCTTTTACACCAAAGCTCGTCACAGTCCTGCACGAGGGCTATTCGGTAGACCGGCTGCGGCGCGACTCCATTGCCGGCCTCACCGTTGCGATCGTCGCCCTCCCCCTGGCCATGGCGCTGGCGATCGCAAGCGGCGCATCGCCCGACAAGGGGCTTGTCACGGCTGTCATTGCCGGTTTCCTGATCTCGGCGCTGGGTGGCTCACGGGTTCAGGTCGGAGGACCAACCGGCGCCTTCGTCGTCGTTATCTTCAGCGTCATCGCGCAACATGGCTATGACGGTCTGCTGCTCGCGACACTGATGGCGGGGGTGATGCTGATCATCGCCGGCTATGCAGGCCTGGGCAGCCTCGTGCGCTTCATCCCGCAGCCGGTGGTGACGGGCTTCACCGCGGGCATCGCTGTCATCATCGCATCGAGCCAGGTCAAGGATTTCCTTGGCCTGTCGATGGAAAGCGTTCCCGCCGATTTCCTGCCGAAATGGGGAGCCTATTTCGCTGCGCGCGACAGCCTCCAGGTCCTCACCGTGACGATGGGTGCGGCGTCGCTCGCGCTGATCATAGCCCTTCGAAAATGGGCGCCGCGTTTACCCGGCTTCCTCATCGCCGTTATACTCGCCGCAGCAGCCGTCGCGCTTCTCCATCTGCCCGTGGAGACAATCGGCTCGCGCTTTCCGGACCTGTCAGCGGGGCTCCCCGCTCCCGGGTTGCCCGACTTTTCTCTGGCCAAGGTCCGGGCGGTCCTGCCGTCGGCTTTCACCATCGCCTTTCTCGCCGGGATCGAGGCTCTCCTCTCGGCGGTTGTGGCCGATGGGATGATCGGCTCACGCCATCGGCCCAATCAGGAACTGGTGGGTCAGGGGATGGCGAACATCGCGTCGGCATTGTTCGGCGGCCTGCCCGCGACGGGCGCCATTGCCCGGACGGCCACCAACATAAAGGCTGGCGCCATCACGCCTGTGTCCGGCATGATGCATGCGCTGTTCCTGCTCCTGTTCATCCTGTTCGCGTCAGATCTGATGGCCTATGTGCCCCTGGCCGCGCTCGCCGCCATCCTGTTCATGGTCGCATGGGGCATGAGCGAACATCATCGCTTCATCCAGTTGCTGCGCATGCCCAATGGCGATCGCGCCTTGCTGCTGCTGACTTTTGGGCTCACGGTCCTTGTGGATCTCACCGTCGCAATCGGGGTGGGCGTCACGCTCGCCTCGCTCCTTTTCATGATGCGCATGAGCCAGGCTGTGGAGATCGCGAACGACAGCAGCGAAATGGCGACGCCGTCGGAGGATGGGGAAGACATCCATCAGCGCGACGCACTCCCTGCGGGCGTCGAGGTATTCCGTATCGACGGTCCCCTTTTCTTCGGCGTCGCCAATGAACTGCTCGATACGCTGCGGCGGGTCGGGCCGCCGCCCAAGATCATCATTCTTCGCATGCGGCGGGTGCCGCTGCTCGATGCCAGTGGCGTAGCGACGATCGAGGACATCGTGCGGCAGGCAGCGTCAGCCGGCACGCAGATCATCGTTTCAGGTATCCAGGCACAGCCCCTGGCGATGCTCGAGCGGATTTCACTGGGTCCAGCGGGCCAGCATATCCTCTTCAGCGATGATTTCTCCGACGCCCTGCGCGTTGCAACAGCAATCGCCACGGCACCCTCAGCCGCGGCCGAGCGCCTCAACTGA
- a CDS encoding helix-turn-helix domain-containing protein yields MITSQQMRAARALLGIDQRQLAALAGVSLPTIQRMEASDGQVRSVVDTLVKVINAIESAGIEIIGENAQSSGAGRGVRLKETAAGGQTRHIPSVLFDQTAQDDAC; encoded by the coding sequence ATGATCACGTCCCAACAAATGCGAGCTGCGCGGGCCCTGCTCGGCATCGATCAACGCCAGCTCGCCGCGCTGGCGGGTGTCTCCCTGCCGACGATCCAGCGGATGGAAGCGTCAGACGGGCAAGTGCGAAGCGTGGTCGATACCCTGGTCAAGGTCATCAACGCGATTGAATCGGCAGGGATCGAGATCATAGGAGAGAATGCGCAGAGCAGCGGCGCAGGACGCGGCGTGCGGCTGAAGGAAACAGCTGCCGGCGGACAGACCAGGCACATACCCTCGGTTCTGTTCGATCAAACGGCGCAAGACGATGCGTGCTGA
- a CDS encoding response regulator: MEFETDMPRILLVDDERLLLMLLADILEDEGFDVDMASNGDEALERARLCRPALIITDFMMPVMTGLDLALSIRADGILQEIPIILVSGAQAAIGRGHPDLFQSVLDKPYHKDMLVNEVRRLLAQSSRG; this comes from the coding sequence TTGGAATTCGAAACAGACATGCCGCGCATCCTTCTCGTCGATGATGAACGCCTGCTTCTCATGTTGCTCGCCGATATATTGGAAGATGAAGGATTTGACGTCGATATGGCGTCGAATGGCGATGAAGCTCTGGAGCGGGCGCGCTTGTGTCGGCCAGCGCTCATCATCACGGACTTCATGATGCCGGTCATGACCGGGCTCGACCTTGCCCTTTCCATCCGCGCCGATGGGATTCTTCAGGAGATTCCCATCATACTTGTGAGCGGCGCGCAGGCGGCAATCGGGCGCGGCCATCCCGATCTTTTCCAGTCGGTGCTCGACAAGCCTTATCACAAGGATATGTTGGTGAACGAGGTTCGCCGGCTCCTGGCGCAATCTTCGCGGGGGTAG
- a CDS encoding Rrf2 family transcriptional regulator, whose product MKLTLFTDYSMRVLLYLAARPDHLCSIAEVAKAYRISQNHLMKVVNDLARAGYVESVRGRGGGIRLGKAPQEINIGTLVRHTEGGFDLVDCASCVIAPACSMTGVLKEALCAFLSVLDRYSLGDLMDKRRDIGLLLAGTASRAKTPDDAPA is encoded by the coding sequence ATGAAGCTCACGCTGTTTACGGATTATTCTATGCGCGTGCTGCTCTATCTCGCGGCGCGGCCCGATCATCTGTGTTCGATCGCGGAGGTCGCGAAGGCCTATCGCATCTCGCAAAATCACCTGATGAAGGTGGTCAATGACCTGGCTCGCGCGGGATATGTCGAAAGCGTTCGCGGGCGGGGCGGCGGCATTCGCCTTGGCAAGGCGCCTCAGGAAATCAATATCGGCACGCTTGTGCGCCATACCGAGGGTGGATTTGACCTTGTTGATTGCGCAAGCTGCGTGATCGCGCCCGCCTGCAGCATGACGGGCGTACTGAAGGAGGCTCTTTGCGCCTTCCTTAGCGTGCTGGATCGCTACTCGCTCGGCGACCTGATGGACAAACGGCGCGATATCGGGCTGTTGTTGGCAGGAACCGCCTCCCGCGCCAAAACCCCCGATGACGCCCCGGCCTGA